The Prunus persica cultivar Lovell chromosome G7, Prunus_persica_NCBIv2, whole genome shotgun sequence genome has a segment encoding these proteins:
- the LOC18784209 gene encoding probable F-box protein At5g04010: MAPWEVLDLVCHHLDPKSLAVASCVCKSWLISMSSDHLWKPICTSNFPSLSTLKITNPTVPYRRLYVIGCSAAKRRRQTPPKPRLLLDNLIFTINIFRHNNSSSNSFCTLVKPGNELTLDPNGIFKFDIDVDNHDVFEALEDDEAVRVTWNVVLEGWRGVFGMMENCKGKGGVEGWFSEELPSPGCCCGSSAVTCSGIVADLKLGFCDGRRKVKKVSVGILSVVNWRYVSVDDALRYLQHFLLPCAV, encoded by the coding sequence ATGGCCCCATGGGAAGTCCTTGACCTAGTTTGTCACCATCTTGACCCCAAATCTCTAGCCGTAGCCTCATGTGTGTGCAAGTCATGGCTCATTTCCATGTCCTCTGATCACCTTTGGAAGCCAATTTGCACATCCaatttcccttctctctctaccCTCAAAATCACAAACCCTACCGTCCCCTACCGCCGCCTCTATGTCATTGGCTGCTCCGCTGCCAAACGCCGCCGACAAACGCCCCCGAAACCCCGCCTTCTTCTGGACAACCTCATCTTCACAATCAACATCTTCCGCCACAACAATTCATCATCAAACAGTTTCTGCACTCTCGTAAAACCCGGAAACGAGCTCACCCTCGATCCCAATGGCATCTTCAAGTTCGACATCGATGTTGATAACCACGATGTGTTTGAGGCATTGGAAGATGATGAGGCGGTGAGAGTGACGTGGAACGTGGTGTTGGAAGGGTGGAGGGGTGTTTTTGGGATGATGGAAAATTGTAAAGGAAAAGGAGGGGTGGAGGGTTGGTTTTCGGAGGAGCTTCCTTCTCCGGGGTGTTGTTGCGGTTCGAGTGCGGTTACTTGTAGTGGGATTGTGGCGGATTTGAAGTTGGGGTTTTGTGATGGAAGGAGGAAGGTGAAGAAAGTGAGTGTGGGGATTTTAAGTGTTGTAAATTGGAGATACGTGAGCGTTGATGATGCCCTGAGATACTTGcaacattttcttttaccTTGTGCTGTATGA